A single window of Bacillales bacterium DNA harbors:
- a CDS encoding NUDIX hydrolase — protein sequence MQKANVVQALIFDDTGEKILLVMNKNGGEPYWSLPGGLVEDDETLTKALMREVKEETGYSIIVKNLHSVREVLIEKKQEHALIFMFEAKAIAGEVRVEDPDNDIVKAEWTDLQSVNRRLSYLPEPVAAAKPKYRYHFQNMYDC from the coding sequence ATGCAAAAAGCGAATGTCGTTCAGGCGCTGATCTTTGATGACACCGGAGAAAAAATCTTGCTTGTGATGAACAAAAATGGTGGAGAGCCTTATTGGAGCTTGCCCGGAGGGCTGGTGGAGGACGACGAAACGTTGACGAAAGCGCTCATGCGAGAGGTGAAAGAGGAGACGGGTTATTCGATCATCGTCAAGAACCTTCATTCTGTCCGAGAAGTTTTGATTGAAAAGAAGCAGGAACATGCGCTCATTTTCATGTTTGAAGCGAAGGCGATTGCGGGGGAAGTTCGCGTCGAAGACCCGGACAACGATATCGTAAAAGCGGAGTGGACCGACCTTCAGTCCGTCAATCGACGATTGTCGTATTTACCGGAACCTGTTGCCGCGGCTAAACCGAAATATCGCTATCATTTTCAAAATATGTACGATTGTTGA